In Acidiferrobacteraceae bacterium, the DNA window TGAACGTCAGCGATACCGGTGCGCCCATCAATGTCCCGGTCGGCACCAAGACCCTGGGCCGCATCATGGACGTGCTCGGCAATCCCGTGGACGACGCCGGTGACATCGGCGCCGAAACCACCGCCCCCATCCATCGCAAGCCGCCGGCGTACGCGGACCAGGCGGCCAGCGTCGAGATCCTCGAAACCGGTATCAAGGTGATCGACCTCATCATGCCCATCGCCAAGGGCGGCAAGATCGGCCTGTTCGGCGGCGCGGGCGTGGGCAAGACCGTAACCCTGATGGAGCTCATCAACAACATCGCCGTGCAGCAGGAAGGCCTTTCCGTGTTTGCGGGCGTGGGTGAGCGTACCCGTGAGGGCAACGACTTCTACTACGAAATGAAAGAGGCCGGCGTACTGGACAAGGTAGCCATGGTGTACGGTCAGATGAACGAGCCGCCGGGTAACCGCCTGCGGGTGGCGCTGTCCGGGCTGACCATGGCCGAGTTCTTCCGTGAGGAAGGCCGCGACGTGCTGATGTTCATCGACAACATCTACCGTTACACCCTGGCCGGTACCGAGGTCTCGGCACTGCTGGGCCGCATGCCCTCGGCGGTGGGTTATCAGCCGACCCTGGCCGAGGCGATGGGTGTGCTGCAGGAGCGCATCACCTCCACCAAAACCGGTTCCATTACCTCGTTCCAGGCCGTTTACGTGCCGGCCGACGACCTGACCGACCCAGGGTACCGGTGCCCACCGGCACCGTGATGGGCGCGCCGGTATCGGTCACCGCCAGTTCGCGCTTGAGTCCATCGGTGGAACCCATGGCGATGGTGCGTACCACACCGTCGGGCCCGCAAGATTCAGCGCTTCCTGTCCCAGCCGTTTGCAGTGGCCGAGGTGTTCACCGGCAGCCCCGGTAAATATGTCTCCCTCAAGGACACCATTACCGGCTTCAAGGGCATCGTCGACGGCGAATACGACGAGCTGCCCGAGCAGGCCTTTTATATGGTTGGCACCATCGACGAAGCGGTCGAAAAAGCCAAGACTTTGTAACGGAGGCTCGTTAAAGTAGGGCCATGACCATGCATGTGGATATAGTCAGCGCCGAATCCGAACTCTTTTCGGGCACGGCGGAGATGGTAATCGCCCCGGCGGTGCGCGGCGAAGTGGGCATTTACCCCCGCCACACCCAGTTGCTGACCCCGCTCAAGCCCGGCGAGGTACGCATCACCCGGCCTGGCGGTGAGGAGGAGGCCATCTATGTCTCCGGCGGTATTCTCGAGGTGCAGCCCCATGTGGTGACCGTGCTGTCGGATACCGCGGTGCGGGCCCACGACCTGGACGAGGCCGCGGCCATGGAGGCCAAGAAGCGCGCCGAACAGGCCCTCAAGGACAAGACCGGCGACATGGAAGAGGCCGAGGCCATGGCCCAGTTGGCCGAGGCGGTGG includes these proteins:
- a CDS encoding F0F1 ATP synthase subunit epsilon; this translates as MTMHVDIVSAESELFSGTAEMVIAPAVRGEVGIYPRHTQLLTPLKPGEVRITRPGGEEEAIYVSGGILEVQPHVVTVLSDTAVRAHDLDEAAAMEAKKRAEQALKDKTGDMEEAEAMAQLAEAVAQLQAIQRLRKKK